The stretch of DNA AATTTCACTTGGGATTCACGTAAAGCTAGGGCTAATTTATCAAAGCATAGAATTCCATTTGAAGAAGCAATAACGGTCTTTTTTGACCCCTTAGCCAAAGCAGTTCACGATCCGGATCACTCAGCAGAAAAAAGAAACCCACGACTTTGAAGATCTTTAGGAGAAAATATGCGTAAGGAATATGATTTAAAGAAGATG from Bdellovibrio bacteriovorus encodes:
- a CDS encoding BrnT family toxin produces the protein MNFTWDSRKARANLSKHRIPFEEAITVFFDPLAKAVHDPDHSAEKRNPRL